From a region of the Eulemur rufifrons isolate Redbay chromosome 7, OSU_ERuf_1, whole genome shotgun sequence genome:
- the KBTBD8 gene encoding kelch repeat and BTB domain-containing protein 8, producing MAASADLSKSSPTPNGIPSSDTANDAMDPFHACSILKQLKTMYDEGQLTDIVVEVDHGKTFSCHRNVLAAISPYFRSMFTSGLTESTQKEVRIVGVEAESMDLVLNYAYTSRVILTEANVQALFTAASIFQIPSIQDQCAKYMISHLDPQNSIGVFIFADHYGHQELGDRSKEYIRKKFLCVTKEQEFLQLTKDQLISILNSDDLNVDREEHVYESIIRWFEHEQNEREVHLPEIFAKCIRFPLMEDTFIEKIPPQFAQAISKCCVEKGPSNTNGCTQRLGMTASEMIICFDAAHKHSGKKQTVPCLDIVTGRVFKLCKPPNDLREVGILVSPDNDIYIAGGYRPSSSEVSIDHKAENDFWMYDHSTNRWLPKPSLLRARIGCKLVYCCGKMYAIGGRVYEGDGRNSLKSVECYDSRENCWTTVCAMPVAMEFHNAVEYKEKIYVLQGEFFLFYEPQKDYWGFLTPMTVPRIQGLAAVYKDSIYYIAGTCGNHQRMFTVEAYDIELNKWTRKKDFPCDQSINPYLKLVLFQNKLHLFVRATQVTVEEHVFRTSRKNSLYQYDDIADQWMKVYETPDRLWDLGRHFECAVAKLYPQCLQKVL from the exons ATGGCCGCGTCGGCAG ATTTAAGTAAGTCTTCCCCGACACCGAATGGGATTCCATCTTCAGACACAGCCAACGATGCCATGGACCCCTTCCATGCTTGCAGTATTCTTAAGCAACTCAAAACAATGTACGATGAGGGGCAGCTGACAGACATTGTAGTGGAAGTGGATCATGGGAAAACATTTTCCTGTCACAGAAACGTTCTTGCTGCAATCAGCCCTTACTTCAG ATCCATGTTCACTAGCGGCCTTACAGAAAGTACTCAAAAAGAAGTTCGAATAGTCGGTGTTGAAGCTGAATCAATGGATTTAGTGTTGAACTATGCCTACACTTCCAGAGTTATTCTGACAGAGGCCAATGTTCAAGCCTTGTTCACTGCAGCTAGCATCTTCCAGATTCCTTCCATCCAAGACCAATGTGCTAAGTATATGATCAGTCATTTGGACCCACAAAATTCTATTGGGGTCTTTATCTTTGCTGATCATTATGGTCATCAGGAACTTGGAGATCGATCAAAAGAATACATTCGTAAAAAGTTTCTGTGTGTCACCAAAGAACAAGAGTTTCTTCAGTTGACAAAAGACCAACTGATAAGTATACTAAACAGTGATGATTTAAATGTAGACCGAGAAGAGCATGTTTATGAAAGCATTATAAGGTGGTTTGAACATGAACAGAATGAAAGAGAAGTGCACCTTCCAGAAATTTTTGCCAAATGCATACGTTTTCCTTTGATGGAAGATACCTTCATAGAGAAAATTCCACCTCAGTTTGCACAGGCTATATCCAAATGCTGTGTCGAAAAGGGACCATCCAACACCAATGGCTGTACACAGAGGCTTGGAATGACTGCTTCggaaatgatcatatgttttgATGCTGCCCACAAACACTCAGGAAAGAAGCAAACAGTGCCTTGTCTAGATATAGTCACAGGAAGAGTGTTTAAACTATGCAAACCACCAAATGACTTGAGAGAAGTTGGGATTCTTGTATCACCAGATAATGACATTTACATTGCAGGAGGGTACAGGCCAAGCAGCAGTGAGGTCTCCATCGACCATAAGGCGGAAAATGATTTCTGGATGTATGATCATTCCACCAACAGATGGCTACCCAAACCATCCTTGCTGCGAGCCAGAATAGGCTGCAAACTAGTGTATTGCTGTGGTAAAATGTATGCAATTGGAGGTCGTGTTTATGAAGGTGATGGAAGAAACTCACTAAAATCTGTGGAGTGCTACGACAGTAGAGAGAATTGTTGGACAACTGTTTGCGCAATGCCAGTTGCAATGGAATTCCATAATGCTGTGGAGTACAAAGAGAAGATCTATGTTTTACAGG gagaatttttccttttctatgagCCTCAAAAAGACTACTGGGGTTTTTTAACTCCCATGACTGTGCCTAGAATCCAGGGCTTAGCAGCTGTATACAAGGACTCTATCTACTACATAGCTGGAACCTGTGGAAATCATCAACGTATGTTTACTGTAGAAGCCTATGATATTGAGCTCAATAAGTGGACTCGTAAAAAGGATTTTCCATGTGATCAATCCATAAATCCATACCTTAAACTGGTACTTTTCCAGAATAAACTCCATTTATTTGTTCGAGCTACTCAAGTGACTGTTGAAGAACATGTCTTCAGAACCAGCAGAAAAAATTCTCTTTACCAATATGATGACATTGCTGACCAGTGGATGAAAGTATATGAGACCCCGGATCGGCTCTGGGACCTTGGCCGGCATTTCGAATGTGCTGTTGCCAAACTCTATCCTCAGTGTCTTCAGAAAGTCCTTTAA